One window of Phycodurus eques isolate BA_2022a chromosome 8, UOR_Pequ_1.1, whole genome shotgun sequence genomic DNA carries:
- the LOC133406600 gene encoding transcription factor 7-like 1-C, with product MMDDQEWKSIMEVINTDSGKMIKNQEQVAGAPHMVSVSQGPVRVIIGQICYQLVPGAVLPPPRPLPPNSKRTRNTSGPKEERPYIKKPPNAFMLFMKERRPVVKAQFQNSDSAAVNKILGQMWKSLTPAEQLPFFQESERLSLMHASMHPDWTCRDRQLRHKEREKVGQCSHQFKSSDHLCT from the exons ATGATGGATGACCAAGAGTGGAAAAGTATTATGGAGGTGATCAACACGGACTCGGGCAAGATGATAAAAAATCAAGAGCAG gtcGCTGGTGCGCCACATATGGTGAGCGTCAGCCAAGGTCCTGTTCGAGTGAT AATAGGGCAAATCTGTTACCAGTTGGTGCCTGGCGCAGTtctccctcctcctcgtcctttGCCACCAAATTCAAA GAGAACGAGGAATACATCAGGGCCCAAGGAGGAGAGGCCCTACATTAAGAAGCCCCCAAACGCCTTCATGCTGTTTATGAAGGAGCGGCGGCCTGTCGTGAAGGCCCAATTTCAAAACAGTGACAGCGCCGCTGTGAATAAAATCCTGGGGCAGATG TGGAAGTCGCTGACGCCGGCTGAGCAGCTCCCATTCTTCCAGGAATCGGAGCGGCTCAGCCTGATGCACGCCAGCATGCACCCGGACTGGACCTGCAGAGACAGACAACTAC ggcataaagaaagagagaaagtggGCCAGTGCAGCCACCAGTTCAAATCATCTGACca TCTCTGCACCTGA